Proteins encoded together in one Planctopirus ephydatiae window:
- the glgX gene encoding glycogen debranching protein GlgX, giving the protein MRVWAGRPYPLGATWDGAGVNFALFSENATKVELCLFDSGDSLSESIRIELPEQTDQVWHGYFPELRPGQLYGYRVYGPYDPAHGMRFNSNKLLLDPYAKAIGRDLYWHDSVFGYEVGSRNEDLSFDSRDSAPYAPLALVVEEAYTWGDDRSPRTPWHNTIIYELHVKGFTQLMPGVPDKLRGTYAGLASAAAIDHLKKLGVTAVELMPIHHHVDEHGLHLRGKSNYWGYNTLAYFAPSVRFSSVRHPLFAAHEFKSMVRTLHASGIEVILDVVYNHTAEGNQLGPTLSLRGIDNTAYYRLMGDNGRYYMDFSGCGNTLNMRHPRVLQLVMDSLRYWVTEMHVDGFRFDLASALARELYDVDKLGAFFDIIHQDPVLSRVKLIAEPWDVGPGGYQVGNFPTGWTEWNGKYRDCMRRFWRGDGGTIGETATRLTGSSDLYAHSGRRPYASVNFITCHDGFTLHDLVSYEHKHNEANGEDNRDGANDNHSSGYGAEGETTDPAINRVRMRQMRNLMGTLLLSQGVPMIYSGDEIGQTQRGNNNAYCHDNSLSWVDWSLLEKEKDWFEFVRKLIKIRKSQPALRRRRFFSGQGIRGENVKDVYWLSSEGHEISGDYWNHDSVRCFGMLMAGDVEEFDEVGNAIRGDNLLVLFNAGTTPVSFQYPVAGPAGPSMDLMIDTARPHAVHVAFDAVHPYPLEDRSLALFRWKPATPEIS; this is encoded by the coding sequence ATGCGAGTCTGGGCAGGTCGACCTTATCCTCTGGGAGCTACCTGGGATGGTGCGGGAGTTAACTTTGCGCTCTTCTCTGAGAATGCCACCAAGGTGGAACTCTGCCTGTTCGATTCGGGAGATTCTCTGAGTGAATCTATTCGTATTGAACTTCCTGAACAGACAGATCAGGTCTGGCATGGCTACTTCCCGGAGCTTCGCCCGGGTCAGCTTTATGGCTACCGTGTATACGGCCCCTACGACCCTGCACATGGCATGCGGTTTAATTCGAATAAACTACTACTTGATCCTTATGCGAAGGCGATTGGACGTGATCTTTACTGGCATGACTCCGTCTTTGGTTATGAAGTCGGCAGTAGAAATGAAGATCTCAGCTTTGATTCTCGCGACAGCGCACCTTATGCCCCTTTAGCTCTGGTGGTGGAAGAGGCTTATACCTGGGGTGATGACCGTTCGCCTCGTACGCCTTGGCATAATACGATTATCTACGAACTGCACGTTAAGGGTTTTACTCAACTGATGCCGGGAGTTCCAGATAAGTTGCGGGGAACGTATGCAGGGCTGGCTTCTGCTGCCGCGATTGATCACTTAAAGAAGCTGGGAGTCACTGCTGTTGAACTAATGCCGATCCATCACCATGTCGATGAGCATGGATTGCATTTGCGGGGCAAGAGTAACTACTGGGGATATAATACACTTGCTTATTTCGCACCCAGTGTTCGATTCAGTTCTGTCAGGCACCCGCTGTTTGCTGCCCATGAATTCAAGTCGATGGTGCGGACGCTCCATGCCTCCGGGATCGAAGTGATTCTCGACGTCGTCTACAACCATACGGCTGAGGGCAATCAGCTGGGGCCGACACTCTCTTTACGAGGGATTGATAATACCGCTTACTATCGATTAATGGGAGATAACGGCCGCTACTATATGGATTTCTCCGGTTGTGGCAATACTTTAAATATGCGACATCCCCGCGTGCTGCAACTCGTCATGGACAGTCTGCGATACTGGGTGACAGAAATGCATGTCGATGGTTTTCGCTTTGACCTGGCGAGTGCTTTAGCCCGTGAACTCTATGACGTCGATAAGCTGGGGGCCTTCTTTGATATCATTCATCAGGATCCCGTGCTTTCCCGGGTGAAATTGATTGCCGAGCCGTGGGATGTTGGCCCGGGAGGATATCAGGTCGGCAATTTCCCGACAGGCTGGACCGAGTGGAACGGCAAGTACCGGGACTGCATGAGACGTTTCTGGCGTGGCGATGGTGGTACGATTGGTGAGACAGCCACCCGGCTCACCGGGTCCAGCGATCTATATGCTCACAGTGGTCGCAGGCCATATGCCAGTGTGAATTTTATTACCTGTCACGATGGCTTCACGCTGCACGATCTTGTTTCGTATGAACACAAACATAATGAGGCCAATGGCGAAGATAACCGTGACGGCGCAAACGATAATCACAGCTCTGGCTATGGTGCGGAAGGCGAGACAACCGATCCTGCCATCAATCGCGTTCGCATGCGGCAAATGAGAAATTTGATGGGGACGCTGTTGTTATCGCAAGGCGTTCCCATGATCTACTCCGGCGACGAAATCGGTCAGACTCAGAGAGGAAATAACAATGCTTACTGCCACGACAATTCGCTTTCGTGGGTTGATTGGAGTTTGCTGGAGAAGGAGAAAGACTGGTTCGAGTTTGTTCGCAAACTCATCAAGATCCGAAAATCCCAACCCGCACTCAGACGCCGGCGATTCTTCTCGGGGCAAGGGATTCGTGGCGAGAATGTGAAGGATGTTTACTGGCTCTCGAGCGAAGGCCACGAAATCTCGGGAGACTACTGGAACCACGACTCTGTGAGATGTTTTGGCATGCTGATGGCGGGAGATGTGGAAGAGTTCGACGAAGTGGGAAATGCTATTCGAGGCGATAATCTGCTGGTGCTATT